One genomic window of Manihot esculenta cultivar AM560-2 chromosome 16, M.esculenta_v8, whole genome shotgun sequence includes the following:
- the LOC110603875 gene encoding uncharacterized vacuolar membrane protein YML018C — MSWRYKAGLFLIAAVVIIWVTSAEVTQGIFTDYKQPFAVTYLGASLMVVYLPIAFLKDWICKILKHRSSSSAKAEGSINEPSDGFNSPLSQKIFEIELQGSLTRKDSEADLSLQAEGKPLIRRHKNDLHLLKHEKGLTSREIATYGFYIAPIWFVTEYLSNAALARTSVASTTVLSSTSGLFTLFIGVFLGQDTLNAAKVVAVLVSMAGVVMTTLGKTWAADESQLSASINGKRSLAGDLFGLLSAVSYGLFTVLLKKFAGEEGERVDVQKLFGFIGLFTLVALWWLVWPLTALGIEPKFTIPHSAKMDEVVLANGFIGSVLSDYFWALCVVWTTPLVATLGMSLTIPLAMVADMVIHGRHYSAIYILGSVQVFAGFVIANLSGWFSRKLGL; from the exons ATGAGTTGGAGATATAAAGCTGGTTTATTCTTAATAGCTGCTGTTGTTATTATATGGGTCACCTCTGCAGAAGTTACCCAG GGTATCTTCACAGACTACAAGCAGCCATTTGCAGTGACATATCTTGGAGCTTCATTGATGGTAGTTTACCTCCCGATAGCATTTCTTAAAGACTGGATATGTAAGATACTAAAGCATCGTTCTTCTAGTAGTGCTAAAGCTGAAGGAAGCATAAATGAGCCTTCTGATGGATTTAACTCTCCTCTAAGCcagaaaatttttgaaattgaacTTCAGGGATCTTTAACTAGAAAAGACAGTGAAGCAGACCTTTCACTTCAAGCAGAGGGAAAGCCTTTGATCCGTAGACATAAAAATGATTTACACTTATTGAAACATGAAAAAGGGCTTACAAGTAGAGAAATTGCCACTTATGGTTTTTATATTGCTCCAATCTGGTTTGTTACAGAG TATTTATCAAATGCTGCACTTGCACGTACAAGTGTTGCAAGTACAACAGTTTTATCATCGACATCAGGACTTTTTACTCTTTTCATTGGTGTATTTTTGGGCCAAGATACTTTAAATGCAGCAAAAGTAGTAGCTGTCCTTGTAAGCATGGCGGGTGTTGTCATGACTACTTTGGGAAAAACTTGGGCTGCGGATGAGTCTCAACTAAGTGCTTCAAT CAATGGGAAACGCTCTCTTGCTGGGGATCTTTTTGGCCTTCTTTCAGCAGTGTCATATGGACTATTTACAG TGCTCCTCAAAAAGTTTGCTGGTGAAGAAGGAGAAAGGGTTGACGTGCAGAAGTTGTTTGGATTCATAGGACTTTTCACACTTGTAGCTCTATGGTGGCTTG TTTGGCCGTTGACTGCCTTGGGAATAGAACCGAAGTTTACAATTCCTCACTCTGCTAAAATGGATGAAGTAGTTCTTGCAAATGGCTTTATTGGAAGTGTCCTTTCAGACTATTTTTG GGCACTATGTGTTGTATGGACAACTCCATTGGTAGCCACCTTGGGTATGTCACTCACAATCCCTCTTGCTATGGTGGCTGATATGGTGATTCATGGTCGTCATTATTCAGCAATTTACATTCTTGGCTCTGTTCAG GTGTTTGCAGGATTTGTAATAGCTAATCTTTCAGGTTGGTTCTCAAGAAAATTGGGATTGTAG
- the LOC110602883 gene encoding ER membrane protein complex subunit 7 homolog gives MASILGSKSVILILLIQLCLSVITPALAISTGSTDGNTINGRVKIAGVGAKGFGLPGKLSNVKVILNGGQNITFLRPDGYFSFYNVPAGTHLIEVAAIGYFFSPVRVDVSARFPGKVQAALTENRRGLSELVLEPLSDEQYYETREPFSIMSVVKSPMGLMVGFMLVVMFLMPKLMENMDPEEMRRAQEEMRQQGVPSLASLLPGAQR, from the exons ATGGCATCCATACTTGGATCGAAATCGGTTATTCTCAttcttttaattcaattatgTCTGTCTGTCATAACTCCAGCTCTTGCGATTTCGACCGG GTCGACAGATGGTAACACCATCAACGGTCGAGTGAAGATTGCAG GTGTGGGTGCAAAAGGTTTTGGTCTTCCTGGGAAACTATCCAATGTCAAAGTTATACTTAATGGTGGACAAAACATCACTTTTCTGAGGCCTGATGGATATTTTTCATT CTATAACGTGCCGGCAGGGACTCATTTAATTGAAGTGGCTGCAATAGGCTATTTCTTTTCTCCA GTCCGAGTTGATGTTAGTGCGAGATTCCCTGGCAAGGTTCAGGCGGCGTTGACAGAGAACAGAAGGGGACTGAGTGAGTTGGTGTTAGAGCCATTGAGTGATGAACAGTATTATGAG ACTAGGGAACCCTTCTCCATAATGTCTGTTGTCAAAAGCCCAATGGGTCTTATGGTGGGATTTATGCTGGTGGTTATGTTCCTAATGCCCAAATTAATGGAGAACATGG ATCCGGAGGAAATGAGGCGAGCACAAGAAGAAATGAGGCAACAAGGGGTTCCCTCGCTAGCGAGCTTATTGCCAGGAGCACAGAGATAA
- the LOC110604022 gene encoding uncharacterized protein LOC110604022, which translates to MATLLNFLSAIFFLSLMGQGSGQCYPVTDLKVFQTETGDRVQNKPQWKVTILNDCICSQMGIKLGCNGFHSAEKIDPSMLAKADDSVCHINHEQPLRGFHTFNFTYAWDSIYPFHPIYSEIACS; encoded by the exons ATGGCCACCCTTCTCAATTTTCTCTCTGCaattttcttcctttctctcATGGGCCAAG GCTCTGGGCAGTGCTACCCAGTAACTGATCTGAAAGTTTTCCAAACAGAAACAGGAGATCGAGTGCAGAACAAGCCGCAGTGGAAAGTGACAATCTTGAACGATTGTATATGTAGCCAAATGGGTATCAAATTGGGGTGCAATGGGTTTCACAGTGCAGAGAAAATCGACCCCTCTATGCTGGCCAAAGCAGATGACAGTGTCTGCCACATCAACCATGAGCAGCCACTCCGTGGATTTCACACCTTCAATTTCACTTACGCTTGGGATTCTATCTACCCATTCCACCCAATCTACTCTGAAATTGCATgttcttaa